From Actinosynnema mirum DSM 43827, a single genomic window includes:
- a CDS encoding ATP-binding protein has product MTTGGDACARGGDTPEEPASSWLPGARDLAAEAESGAAFDLSVCLNEPIHRLGGIQSYGALLAVGADGLIEVASTTCGPIIGREPGDLVGSALEALVGAEGVAAVDATLGAPTGDRGLLSLAVPEGGREFDVTVYRADGRVVLELEPPTSERPFAFSRFYPAVRAALTRLQHGRTVEDVCAAAVAEIRALTGYDRVVAYRFEGPGGPGEVIAESVSDELEPWLGLWFPATDIPPQARRLYERNWIRVIQDVDDETAALVPPALPGTSEPLDLSDSTLRTVSPFHLEYLRNIGVTSSMSVSLLHEGELWGLIACHGLRPRRLGAEVRAACEFFGVTLSLQLAALQEAQASHGRNGARTALSRLVGGLEADVVRSVLESSALLAELIPADAVVLRLNGVAVPAPDSPHPPGQAALDALWAALPPLRAGQVWAVESLVEHDPALAWCAEELSGALVLALDGEDELVAWTRRERRASRTWATNPDEPVRLGPHGERLTPRGSSAVYRAVARGRCLPWTAADEAVAVEFGHAVTTVALRHTTHLTGLNDELRRVNADLDTFTHVAAHEMKEPLRGISNAAAFIGEDAGEALDEVTVRRLGTIQALAHRMDELINSLLHFAQLGQADLRRVWVDLRGACERALEIAGPRLEERAVSISLPPTGTMVSADADRLQEVLVNLLVNAAKYAREEQGRTVEVGLTGDRVVYVRDNGIGIPTALQREVFRLFRRLHPRGAYGGGHGAGLAIVERIVSRHGGALTLDSEPGVGTTVRFTLGPDPEPAPEPNPDES; this is encoded by the coding sequence ATGACAACAGGTGGCGACGCGTGCGCGCGCGGCGGCGACACCCCCGAGGAGCCCGCCTCGTCGTGGCTGCCCGGCGCACGGGACCTGGCGGCCGAGGCGGAGTCCGGGGCGGCGTTCGACCTGTCCGTCTGCTTGAACGAGCCGATCCACCGGCTGGGCGGCATCCAATCGTACGGCGCGCTGCTGGCCGTGGGCGCGGACGGGCTGATCGAGGTGGCCAGCACCACCTGCGGGCCGATCATCGGCCGCGAGCCGGGGGACCTGGTCGGGTCCGCGCTGGAGGCGCTGGTGGGCGCCGAGGGCGTGGCCGCGGTCGACGCCACCCTCGGGGCGCCCACCGGCGACCGGGGCCTGCTGAGCCTGGCGGTGCCGGAGGGCGGGCGGGAGTTCGACGTCACGGTGTACCGGGCCGACGGGCGCGTGGTCCTGGAGCTGGAGCCGCCGACGAGCGAGCGGCCGTTCGCGTTCTCCCGCTTCTACCCGGCGGTGCGCGCGGCGCTGACCCGGTTGCAGCACGGCCGCACGGTGGAGGACGTGTGCGCGGCGGCGGTGGCCGAGATCCGGGCGCTCACCGGGTACGACCGGGTGGTGGCCTACCGCTTCGAGGGTCCGGGCGGGCCGGGAGAGGTGATCGCCGAGTCGGTGTCGGACGAGCTGGAGCCGTGGCTGGGGCTGTGGTTCCCGGCGACGGACATCCCGCCGCAGGCGAGGCGGTTGTACGAGCGCAACTGGATCCGGGTGATCCAGGACGTGGACGACGAGACGGCCGCGCTGGTCCCGCCCGCGTTGCCGGGCACGAGCGAGCCGCTGGACCTGTCGGACTCGACGCTGCGCACGGTGTCCCCGTTCCACCTGGAGTACCTGCGCAACATCGGGGTGACCTCGTCCATGTCGGTGTCGCTGCTGCACGAGGGCGAGCTGTGGGGCCTGATCGCCTGCCACGGCCTGCGACCGCGCAGGTTGGGCGCCGAGGTGCGGGCGGCGTGCGAGTTCTTCGGGGTGACGCTGTCGCTGCAGCTGGCCGCGCTGCAGGAGGCGCAGGCGTCCCACGGCCGGAACGGGGCGCGGACGGCGCTGTCCCGGCTGGTCGGGGGCCTGGAGGCGGACGTGGTCCGGTCGGTGCTGGAGAGCAGCGCGCTGCTGGCGGAGCTGATCCCGGCGGACGCGGTGGTGCTGCGCCTGAACGGCGTGGCGGTGCCCGCGCCGGACAGCCCGCACCCGCCGGGGCAGGCGGCGCTGGACGCCCTGTGGGCGGCGCTGCCGCCGCTGCGGGCGGGGCAGGTGTGGGCGGTGGAGAGCCTGGTGGAGCACGACCCGGCGCTGGCGTGGTGCGCGGAGGAGCTGAGCGGGGCGCTGGTGCTGGCGCTGGACGGCGAGGACGAGCTGGTGGCGTGGACGCGGCGGGAGCGCCGGGCGTCCAGGACGTGGGCGACGAACCCCGACGAGCCGGTGCGCCTGGGCCCGCACGGCGAGCGGCTGACCCCGAGGGGGTCGTCGGCGGTGTACCGGGCGGTGGCGCGCGGCAGGTGCCTGCCGTGGACGGCGGCGGACGAGGCGGTGGCCGTGGAGTTCGGCCACGCGGTGACCACGGTCGCGCTCAGGCACACCACGCACCTGACGGGGTTGAACGACGAGCTGCGCAGGGTGAACGCGGACCTGGACACGTTCACGCACGTCGCGGCGCACGAGATGAAGGAGCCGCTGCGCGGGATCTCGAACGCGGCGGCGTTCATCGGCGAGGACGCGGGCGAGGCGCTGGACGAGGTCACGGTGCGCAGGCTGGGCACGATCCAGGCGCTGGCGCACCGGATGGACGAGCTGATCAATTCCCTGCTGCACTTCGCCCAGCTGGGCCAGGCGGACCTGCGCCGGGTGTGGGTGGACCTGCGCGGGGCCTGCGAGCGCGCGCTGGAGATCGCCGGCCCGAGGCTGGAGGAGCGCGCCGTGTCGATCAGCCTCCCGCCGACCGGGACCATGGTGTCGGCGGACGCGGACCGCCTGCAGGAGGTCCTGGTGAACCTGCTGGTGAACGCGGCGAAGTACGCCAGGGAGGAGCAGGGCCGCACCGTGGAGGTGGGCCTGACCGGCGACCGGGTGGTGTACGTGCGGGACAACGGCATAGGCATCCCGACCGCCCTCCAGCGCGAGGTCTTCCGCCTGTTCCGCAGGCTCCACCCCAGGGGCGCCTACGGCGGCGGCCACGGCGCGGGCCTGGCGATAGTGGAACGCATCGTGTCCAGGCACGGGGGCGCCCTGACCCTCGACTCGGAACCGGGCGTGGGCACCACGGTCCGGTTCACCCTGGGCCCGGACCCGGAGCCGGCCCCGGAGCCGAACCCGGACGAGTCCTGA
- a CDS encoding PP2C family protein-serine/threonine phosphatase has protein sequence MPANPSTPWSTRLHALWRSASDAMSTKGFSEELYFGLLSLPGACGLIGARFGLRGEVQIVRWADHDGLVTSPVGLAEQLLAWTAAHPERPTESVLTPLDELRGQSADLADRVAATGATGLLVTWFEVSENEWGLLGLAVSTPDVHAAPADAVGIDIVTAIRQATDVIVAADHHITERRALDDQQARDAILAEASLRMDASLDIEDTLRAVVRMAVPGLADGAAIHAERDGRMALIAVAHVDARREQRLGEHLRAGRWAGGPVVLGTDSSSWEEETRMSGLPDEVGLELMTISVLRARGRVVGMLAFFHRDGGPRRPRGAFLRDLAGRAALSIDNATLYERRRRDALSLQQHLLPTVLPDVPGLEFATTYNVADHTLEVGGDFYGAVDQSGGRVTALIGDVCGRGAPAAALTGLARHTLETVLAEGRSAQHAVRTLNDKMLRIGVTRFLTLATATFWAAESGFRVRTLSAGHPPTLLVRRDGAVRESRSTGRLVGVLPDLRLRTATDVLRPGDALVMYTDGLIEARDEEGRFFGDTDLEPTLSRLRGLPLPDLASSLIAGSGRYHVGDDAAVLAIRCTGERALRAELPPSAAGDAALAALRGLRGDSAPAELPERLVAFLAECALEGVGAVRVAVDGDAGWARVEITGEGRVAWAELTD, from the coding sequence GTGCCTGCGAACCCGTCGACCCCCTGGTCGACCCGGCTGCACGCGCTGTGGCGGTCGGCGTCGGACGCCATGAGCACCAAGGGGTTCTCCGAGGAGCTGTACTTCGGCCTGCTGTCGCTGCCCGGCGCGTGCGGTCTGATCGGGGCCCGGTTCGGACTGCGCGGCGAGGTGCAGATCGTGCGGTGGGCGGACCACGACGGGCTGGTGACCTCGCCGGTCGGGCTCGCCGAGCAGCTCCTCGCCTGGACCGCCGCGCACCCCGAGCGGCCGACCGAGAGCGTGCTGACGCCCCTGGACGAGCTGCGCGGGCAGTCGGCGGACCTCGCCGACCGGGTCGCGGCGACTGGGGCGACGGGGCTGCTGGTGACCTGGTTCGAGGTGTCCGAGAACGAGTGGGGGCTGCTCGGGCTGGCCGTCTCGACGCCGGACGTGCACGCCGCGCCCGCCGACGCCGTCGGCATCGACATCGTCACCGCCATCCGGCAGGCCACCGACGTGATCGTCGCCGCCGACCACCACATCACCGAGCGCCGCGCCCTCGACGACCAGCAGGCCAGGGATGCGATCCTCGCCGAGGCCTCGCTGCGCATGGACGCCTCGCTCGACATCGAGGACACCCTGCGCGCCGTCGTGCGGATGGCCGTTCCCGGTCTCGCCGACGGGGCCGCGATCCACGCCGAGCGGGACGGGCGGATGGCGCTGATCGCCGTCGCGCACGTCGACGCGCGGCGCGAGCAGCGGCTCGGCGAGCACTTGCGGGCCGGCCGCTGGGCGGGTGGGCCGGTGGTGCTGGGGACCGACAGCTCCTCCTGGGAGGAGGAGACGCGGATGTCCGGGCTGCCCGACGAGGTCGGGCTGGAGCTGATGACCATCAGCGTGCTGCGGGCGCGCGGCAGGGTCGTCGGGATGCTGGCGTTCTTCCACCGGGACGGGGGGCCGCGCCGCCCGCGCGGGGCGTTCCTGCGGGACCTGGCCGGTCGCGCGGCGCTGTCCATCGACAACGCCACCCTGTACGAGCGGCGGCGCCGGGACGCGCTGTCGCTCCAGCAGCACCTGCTGCCGACCGTGCTGCCGGACGTGCCGGGGCTGGAGTTCGCGACCACCTACAACGTCGCCGACCACACCCTGGAGGTCGGCGGCGACTTCTACGGGGCGGTCGACCAGTCCGGCGGGCGGGTCACCGCGCTCATCGGCGACGTGTGCGGCCGTGGCGCGCCCGCCGCCGCGCTGACCGGGCTGGCCAGGCACACCCTGGAGACCGTGCTCGCGGAGGGGCGGTCGGCGCAGCACGCGGTGCGCACCCTCAACGACAAGATGCTGCGCATAGGGGTCACCCGCTTCCTGACCCTGGCCACGGCGACGTTCTGGGCGGCCGAGTCCGGCTTCCGGGTGCGGACCCTGTCGGCCGGTCACCCGCCGACGCTGCTGGTGCGCCGCGACGGCGCCGTGCGGGAGAGCCGCAGCACGGGCAGGCTGGTGGGCGTGCTCCCCGACCTGCGCCTGCGCACCGCCACCGACGTGCTGCGGCCCGGCGACGCGCTGGTGATGTACACCGACGGTCTGATCGAGGCCCGCGACGAGGAGGGGCGGTTCTTCGGGGACACCGACCTGGAGCCCACGCTCAGCAGGCTGCGCGGCCTGCCGCTGCCGGACCTGGCGTCGTCGCTGATCGCGGGCAGCGGCCGGTACCACGTCGGGGACGACGCGGCGGTGCTCGCGATCCGGTGCACCGGGGAGCGGGCGCTGCGGGCCGAGCTGCCGCCCTCGGCGGCGGGGGACGCGGCGCTGGCGGCGCTGCGGGGGCTGCGGGGCGATTCGGCTCCGGCGGAGCTGCCCGAGCGGCTGGTGGCGTTCCTGGCGGAGTGCGCGCTGGAGGGCGTGGGCGCGGTGCGGGTGGCCGTGGACGGCGACGCCGGGTGGGCGCGCGTGGAGATCACTGGGGAAGGGCGCGTGGCGTGGGCCGAGCTGACGGACTGA
- a CDS encoding response regulator, protein MGRADGLTAQRLLLVVEDSEEDREAIDRALSRSHPELLLEFLPDGGDLLARLRDAGRSRPDLILLDLNMPGVDGYRLLADVRADPELASLTVVVFTSSTASADIDRCYAAGADSYVYKPVNFSLFRTVLQGAVDYWQDNPR, encoded by the coding sequence GTGGGCCGAGCTGACGGACTGACCGCGCAGCGGCTGCTCCTGGTGGTGGAGGACAGCGAGGAGGACCGGGAGGCGATCGACCGCGCCCTGTCGCGCTCGCACCCCGAGCTGCTGCTGGAGTTCCTGCCGGACGGGGGCGACCTGCTGGCGCGGTTGCGCGACGCGGGGCGGTCGCGGCCGGATTTGATCCTGCTGGACCTGAACATGCCGGGGGTCGACGGGTACCGGCTGCTGGCGGACGTGCGCGCCGACCCGGAGCTGGCGTCGCTGACGGTGGTGGTGTTCACCTCGTCCACGGCCTCGGCGGACATCGACCGGTGCTACGCGGCGGGGGCGGACAGCTACGTGTACAAGCCGGTGAACTTCTCGCTGTTCCGGACCGTGCTGCAGGGCGCGGTGGACTACTGGCAGGACAACCCCAGGTAG
- a CDS encoding RHS repeat protein, with protein sequence MWFDKKDDGSFAPAERLHVKLTRTPEGGHVVTFDSSGERWLFTGSGWLVSQSDRNGNALTVGYAPEGHVSSVTDSQTRATNFEHDAEERPVSITDPAGETYALAYDSSRRLTSLTKPGDVTTTYADNTVTDANGNLTAVAPPAPAGASSYTYDSLSRSTGVTDGNGVKLEYGYDRLDRVVSVKRGAEVLQANSYGVNGNLTGAQVPGVSRVLAYDAADRLTSLADAHGGTTGFGYDDADRRTSTDFPGGATQRTGYDDSGRQTSITVVNGGRELLAASYRFTRSDGGDTDRLQSKTVKGVTTDYGYDALGRLTSAGSGTCRLDNASNLLSGEGRGYVVDAADQYTRINDMAVSFDGAGNCKSTSSPATSFTHSPANQVRTGDHEGARVMEFAYDTADQTRPNRITETPTGGSPVTHVFTRTALGVSEVVDNGVRSGFTRDTKGLLVGVKDGSGARHGAVTDYQGSVLALVDGAG encoded by the coding sequence GTGTGGTTCGACAAGAAGGACGACGGCTCCTTCGCGCCCGCTGAGCGCCTGCACGTCAAGCTGACCAGGACCCCGGAGGGTGGCCACGTCGTCACCTTCGACTCCTCGGGGGAACGCTGGCTGTTCACCGGATCGGGTTGGCTGGTGTCGCAGTCCGACCGCAACGGCAACGCTCTGACCGTGGGCTACGCCCCCGAAGGCCACGTCTCGTCCGTGACCGACTCGCAGACGCGTGCGACGAACTTCGAGCACGACGCCGAGGAGCGTCCGGTCTCTATCACCGATCCGGCGGGCGAGACCTACGCCCTGGCGTACGACTCGTCGCGGCGGCTGACCTCGCTCACCAAGCCGGGTGACGTCACCACCACCTACGCCGACAACACCGTCACCGACGCCAACGGCAACCTCACCGCCGTCGCCCCACCCGCTCCCGCCGGAGCCAGTTCCTACACCTACGACTCGCTGTCGCGGTCGACCGGCGTCACCGACGGCAACGGCGTCAAGCTGGAGTACGGCTACGACCGGCTCGACCGGGTGGTGTCCGTCAAGCGCGGCGCGGAGGTGTTGCAGGCCAACAGCTACGGCGTCAACGGCAACCTCACCGGTGCGCAGGTGCCCGGTGTGTCGCGGGTTCTGGCCTACGACGCGGCGGACCGGTTGACCTCGCTGGCCGACGCGCACGGCGGGACCACCGGTTTCGGCTACGACGACGCGGATCGGCGCACCAGCACGGACTTCCCCGGTGGCGCGACGCAGCGCACCGGGTACGACGACTCGGGCAGGCAGACCTCGATCACCGTGGTCAACGGCGGCCGGGAGCTGCTCGCGGCCTCCTACCGGTTCACCCGGTCCGACGGCGGCGACACCGACCGGCTCCAGTCCAAGACCGTCAAGGGCGTCACGACGGACTACGGCTACGACGCGCTGGGCAGGCTGACCTCGGCCGGGTCCGGGACCTGCCGGCTGGACAACGCCTCCAACCTGCTCTCCGGTGAGGGGCGCGGCTACGTGGTCGACGCCGCCGACCAGTACACGAGGATCAACGACATGGCGGTGTCCTTCGACGGGGCGGGCAACTGCAAGTCCACGTCGAGCCCGGCGACGAGCTTCACCCACAGCCCCGCCAACCAGGTGCGCACCGGGGACCACGAGGGCGCGAGGGTGATGGAGTTCGCCTACGACACGGCCGACCAGACCCGGCCGAACCGGATCACCGAGACCCCCACCGGCGGCAGTCCGGTCACGCACGTGTTCACCCGCACCGCGCTCGGGGTGTCAGAGGTCGTGGACAACGGTGTGCGCTCGGGATTCACCCGTGACACCAAGGGTTTGCTGGTCGGGGTGAAGGACGGTTCGGGCGCGCGCCACGGGGCGGTGACCGACTACCAGGGCAGTGTCCTGGCACTGGTCGACGGGGCGGGTTGA
- a CDS encoding RHS repeat-associated core domain-containing protein, protein MIAAEYSYAPYGAVTATGAAAKANPFRYLGAYQLQRGHYLLGYRVYDSAFARFRSTDPTGQEANPYNYAQGDPINRSDPAGAYGESDFLQDLSTVASFAGVGGALGAGAGVLGCVFGPVGCAAGAGVGTAIGGSLFVVVGVSYVLTSNFIN, encoded by the coding sequence TTGATCGCCGCCGAGTACAGCTACGCCCCGTACGGCGCGGTCACGGCCACCGGGGCCGCGGCGAAGGCCAATCCGTTCCGGTACCTGGGCGCCTATCAGTTGCAGCGGGGGCACTACCTGCTGGGCTACCGGGTGTACGACAGCGCGTTCGCCCGGTTCAGGTCGACCGACCCGACCGGTCAGGAGGCGAACCCGTACAACTACGCCCAGGGCGACCCGATCAACCGCAGTGATCCCGCGGGAGCGTATGGCGAATCCGACTTTCTCCAGGACTTGAGCACAGTGGCTTCTTTTGCTGGAGTGGGTGGAGCTCTTGGTGCGGGCGCTGGTGTGCTTGGGTGCGTTTTTGGGCCTGTGGGTTGCGCGGCAGGCGCTGGTGTGGGCACCGCGATAGGTGGTTCACTTTTTGTCGTTGTGGGTGTGAGTTACGTTTTGACCAGCAATTTCATCAATTAG
- a CDS encoding winged helix-turn-helix transcriptional regulator codes for MDSDTDVPASAALASAGRLLVAGAAGPGCASRPVLEQVTTRWGMLIIAALIHGPHRFSRLRARVEGISQKMLSQHLKALVRANLVHREVEPTVPPQVTYSLTPLGESLSVPLTGLLSWFGAHTAELLAEPAAPGVGSAASPVAAAS; via the coding sequence ATGGACAGCGACACCGACGTGCCCGCCTCCGCCGCGCTCGCCAGCGCTGGCAGGCTCCTGGTGGCCGGGGCCGCTGGGCCGGGGTGTGCCAGTCGTCCGGTCCTGGAGCAGGTCACCACGCGGTGGGGGATGTTGATCATCGCGGCGCTGATCCACGGGCCGCACCGGTTCTCGCGGCTCAGGGCTCGGGTCGAGGGGATCAGCCAGAAGATGCTCTCGCAGCACCTCAAGGCGCTCGTGCGCGCCAACCTGGTGCACCGGGAGGTCGAGCCGACGGTGCCGCCGCAGGTCACCTACAGCCTCACGCCGCTCGGGGAGAGCCTGTCGGTGCCGCTGACCGGGTTGCTGAGCTGGTTCGGGGCGCACACCGCCGAGCTGCTCGCCGAACCGGCCGCGCCGGGTGTGGGGTCCGCCGCGTCCCCGGTCGCCGCGGCGTCCTGA
- a CDS encoding glucose 1-dehydrogenase, translated as MSGDSSNSNNGSSNRLSGRTAIVTGAGKGIGAGIARRLGVEGANVVVDYAADRGAADEVVTGIRAEGGRAIAVRADVADPEQVAELFSAARAEFGIVDVLVNNAGAVVFGPIESVGVADFRRQVDTNFLGPVLTTQAFAAQPDLAGGVIVNVSTAGTIGLPPHASVYVASKSALEAFTVVSAKELGPRGIRVLGIAPGASDTDGTRALGFVGSEQAVATAAQNPLGRIGVPDDYAPVVAFLVSDEARWITGDVLLVSGGQR; from the coding sequence ATGTCCGGTGACAGCAGCAATAGCAACAACGGCAGCAGCAACAGGCTCAGTGGGCGGACCGCCATCGTCACGGGGGCGGGCAAGGGGATCGGGGCGGGGATCGCGCGGCGGTTGGGCGTGGAGGGGGCGAACGTGGTCGTCGACTACGCGGCCGATCGTGGGGCCGCCGACGAGGTTGTCACGGGCATCCGCGCCGAGGGCGGGCGGGCGATCGCGGTCAGGGCCGATGTCGCCGATCCCGAGCAGGTCGCGGAGTTGTTCTCGGCTGCGCGTGCGGAGTTCGGGATCGTCGACGTGCTGGTCAACAACGCTGGTGCGGTCGTGTTCGGGCCCATCGAGTCCGTGGGGGTGGCGGACTTCCGGCGGCAGGTGGACACGAACTTCCTCGGGCCGGTGCTGACCACGCAGGCGTTCGCCGCTCAGCCGGACCTGGCGGGTGGGGTCATCGTGAACGTGTCCACCGCGGGCACCATCGGGCTCCCGCCGCACGCCTCGGTGTACGTGGCCTCCAAGAGCGCGCTGGAGGCGTTCACCGTGGTGTCCGCCAAGGAGTTGGGGCCGCGCGGCATCCGGGTGCTCGGGATCGCGCCCGGCGCCTCCGACACCGACGGGACGCGTGCGCTCGGGTTCGTGGGATCGGAGCAGGCTGTCGCGACCGCCGCGCAGAACCCGTTGGGGCGCATCGGGGTTCCGGACGACTACGCGCCGGTCGTGGCGTTCCTGGTGTCCGACGAGGCCCGGTGGATCACCGGTGACGTGCTGCTGGTGTCGGGTGGGCAGCGGTGA
- a CDS encoding carbohydrate ABC transporter permease, whose product MTALREAPLDTAPPAPRRTGGWRAVLGYAAMTAVAALVLIPFAWMVSSSLKRDNEVFSTPIRWIPEELRWSNFAEIWDRVPFLAYLGNSALLAVVITALQVLTGSFAAYGFAKVRFPGRDALFLAYLATIAVPWQAYMVPQYIMMQKAGLTNTLWSIVLLQAFGAFGVFLMRQYYLTIPDELCEAARIDGLSEHGIYLRIVLPLSRPALACLALLTFVNTWNDYMGPFIYLTSNELWTVQLGLRSFVGQFEAEHAMIMTGAVLSVLPVAAVFLLGQRYFVEGVATTGLKG is encoded by the coding sequence GTGACGGCCCTGCGCGAAGCCCCGCTCGACACCGCCCCGCCCGCCCCGCGGCGCACCGGCGGCTGGCGCGCGGTCCTGGGCTACGCGGCCATGACCGCGGTCGCCGCCCTGGTGCTGATCCCGTTCGCCTGGATGGTGTCCTCGTCCCTCAAGCGCGACAACGAGGTGTTCAGCACCCCGATCCGCTGGATACCGGAGGAGCTGCGCTGGTCGAACTTCGCCGAGATCTGGGACCGCGTGCCGTTCCTGGCCTACCTGGGCAACTCCGCGCTGCTCGCCGTCGTGATCACCGCGCTCCAGGTGCTCACCGGCAGCTTCGCCGCCTACGGCTTCGCCAAGGTCCGCTTCCCCGGCCGCGACGCGCTGTTCCTGGCCTACCTGGCCACGATCGCCGTGCCCTGGCAGGCGTACATGGTGCCGCAGTACATCATGATGCAGAAGGCCGGGCTGACGAACACCCTGTGGTCGATCGTCCTGCTCCAGGCTTTCGGCGCGTTCGGCGTCTTCCTGATGCGCCAGTACTACCTGACCATCCCGGACGAGCTGTGCGAGGCCGCCCGCATCGACGGCCTGAGCGAGCACGGCATCTACCTGCGGATCGTGCTGCCGTTGTCGAGACCGGCGCTGGCGTGCCTGGCCCTGCTGACGTTCGTGAACACCTGGAACGACTACATGGGCCCGTTCATCTACCTGACCAGCAACGAGCTGTGGACCGTCCAACTGGGACTGAGGTCGTTCGTCGGCCAGTTCGAGGCCGAGCACGCCATGATCATGACCGGTGCGGTGCTGTCCGTGCTGCCGGTGGCGGCGGTGTTCCTGCTGGGGCAGCGGTACTTCGTCGAGGGCGTCGCGACCACCGGCCTGAAGGGGTGA
- a CDS encoding carbohydrate ABC transporter permease — MTTTAPTSPPTAADHAARRRRRNRRAALVGWSFILPNFLGFALVTLVPVLAAAVLAFAEWDSYNPPRWVGLDNFTRMLADQNVRVALTNTLYYAAGHIPLTLVAALGLALVLNRRTRGVGFFRTAAFFPYVTSLVAVAVVWNALFDPNSGPVNQFLGALGVTDPPGWTTSTTWSMPAVILTSVWRDMGYYMVLYLAGLQAIPAEYHEAARVDGANRWQRFLHVTLPCLRPTTFFVLVMLTIQSFKVLDLIVVMTDGGPGRSTLVLAQLVYRVGIREGEFGYSSAISLLLFALVLVVTAAQFRLNQRRHIP, encoded by the coding sequence GTGACGACCACCGCCCCCACGTCACCGCCGACCGCCGCCGACCACGCCGCCAGGCGCAGGCGGCGGAACCGGCGCGCCGCGCTCGTCGGCTGGAGCTTCATCCTGCCGAACTTCCTGGGCTTCGCCCTGGTCACCCTCGTCCCGGTACTCGCCGCCGCCGTGCTCGCGTTCGCCGAGTGGGACTCCTACAACCCGCCGCGCTGGGTCGGCCTGGACAACTTCACCAGGATGCTCGCCGACCAGAACGTCCGGGTGGCGCTGACGAACACCCTCTACTACGCGGCGGGCCACATCCCGCTCACCCTCGTCGCCGCGCTCGGCCTGGCGCTGGTGCTCAACCGGCGGACGCGCGGCGTCGGCTTCTTCCGCACCGCCGCGTTCTTCCCGTACGTGACCTCGCTCGTCGCGGTCGCCGTGGTGTGGAACGCGCTGTTCGACCCGAACTCCGGGCCCGTCAACCAGTTCCTCGGCGCGCTCGGCGTCACCGACCCGCCCGGCTGGACCACGAGCACCACCTGGTCCATGCCCGCCGTGATCCTCACCAGCGTGTGGCGGGACATGGGCTACTACATGGTGCTGTACCTGGCGGGCCTGCAGGCGATCCCCGCCGAGTACCACGAGGCGGCGCGGGTCGACGGCGCGAACCGGTGGCAGCGCTTCCTGCACGTCACCCTGCCCTGCCTGCGCCCCACCACGTTCTTCGTGCTGGTGATGCTGACCATCCAGAGCTTCAAGGTGCTCGACCTGATCGTGGTGATGACCGACGGCGGCCCCGGCCGCAGCACCCTCGTGCTGGCGCAGCTCGTCTACCGGGTCGGCATCCGGGAGGGCGAGTTCGGCTACTCGTCGGCGATCTCCCTGCTGCTGTTCGCGCTCGTCCTCGTCGTCACCGCAGCCCAGTTCCGCCTCAACCAGCGGAGGCACATCCCGTGA